In Anopheles bellator chromosome 2, idAnoBellAS_SP24_06.2, whole genome shotgun sequence, the genomic stretch CATGGTATTGATTTGGAATAAGTTTGTTCGAGTAAGTGTATATGTGCTGGGGTGTTTTACTTTAGCAGAAAGGATGCTTTGGCTGGGTATCTAAAGAAAGGTAACTGTACGATGAAATAAGGGCTTGTGCCGTGGCCTCTGGTACGCCTAGCTAACGACGTGAGACAGGTGTGGTTGCCATAGAACGGAGCTTGGATTTCGGCTAACAGGCAAATAAACTCAAAAAGTAGCAAACCCAGACTAATCAGACTAACACGATAAACGATTGAGCAACAATCTCAACGGCTACGGATAGTGTGGGCGAGGAGTTTGCTAATTATTCGCTAGCCGCTTCTTTGCGCCGATTATAAGctggagcagaaaaaaagttGACAAACCGGACAATtagaggaagaaagagaaaaagaaaaaacaaaaataggaGCTCATTATTTACAACATAATCAGAAGTAGTGCTAGAAAGGAGAGACGATATATTTGGCGAAGGCGAATTTATGTACAGTTCACCGATCGGCTTTACTTTCCCCAGCACCGATGGTGAGTCCACAGCAACGATCAGTCCCGCTCCTTGGAACTCGGGGCATCGGTGCTGAGCCGAAAGGCGGCCGAAACGGTACATCACTGCGGCTCCGGCTGGCTTTGATGCAGCTTTTTCGTGTCAATCTAAAATGTCTATTGCCAAAACGGGGCCCATTCACAGAATTGAAGAGAAATTTTCATTACGGTCACTAAGTGCTGCAGAAGCGGATGGTGGTGACCTTTTAATGGATGGTGCCCATTTGggagatgagaaaaaaaaaactattggCATAAAGTAAATGGAAAACTATGTAACAATTAGAAATAACGACACCAATTGGTTCTAGGATTATCGTTGATGAGCAGTGCAGGATGTAGGATGTTACCACGGCCGGGAGCCGGATCCATCCGGAAAGAACTAACGAATGCATCAACAGGCTATGAGTGGAGGAACTTAATTTTGATCCGCCAACGCAACATAACTAAACCGAGCGGATGCAAATGGGGCTAGGTGCTCCGTGTGGTGCATTTTGTAGACATCTAAACAcagaaaattatggaaaaAAGATGATTTATATTGTTCACAGCAACCAGTACTCACAACCGTATGGGTTCATCATCAGAACCGGACGTTCCGTTACTATCCTTGGGCTAGGTATCGTACCGTAGTGCCAATATTCTTATGCCGCGCTATGTAAAGATTCGCATCGAACAAAGGCACTGGGAACGGGAAATAATTGAAGAAACGTTTGCAAAATACTATTTCTTTAATCACGATTCAGCCGAACAACTTCACTGAATTTTCTCATTTGACGCGTCTTCGGGTAAAgggcaatattttgacagcaGGCCTATTGACTGCCGCGAACTCATAGAAAACATCGCACCGTTAGGGCTCGAAGCCGACTGAACCAGATTCCTCGAATTTCCAACCCTCAATGCTGTGTGCTTCTAATCAGGCAGTAGGTGGGTCgttttcaagaaaaaaatatcatgAACTTAACAGAATAACCACATTAATAATCTGAttaacaacatattttttaaatccaccgaaagcaaaacatagCCTGCCTATTGACGTTTCATACGTACGGGTGTGTGCGTTAGTTGGGAACGCTTGAGTGTGTGTGAGTGAGTCAGTTTCCGAAGAGAAGGAGAGAATTTACGAAACGAACGGATTGCCAATTTGTTGCTGCAGTTGACAATTGGAAAGTTCGTGGTCGGAGTGTTTATCTTTAAAGCGGACGGACGAAAAACGGACTGTAGTTATTCGATGCAATGATTAGCAACGGTCGAACCTCGAGTGCATAGCAGCTTCCGTCGGGGCACCGCGAACACGGTCGCTGCCTAGCACTCTGTGCAAGTAAACAAAGGATTTCTCTGCTCGATTGCCTCGACTGCCCCCAGATCACCATCATCTCGCCATCATCGCTGTGAAAAGTGCATTCTAGTCGCTAGCTGCAGCCCACGTCCTCATACGGGCATTCGATTGAAGGACAACGACTCGACGAAAATGCCACCGTACCGATACCCCACCAACAACTTCACCTACGTCAGTTCTTGCGTGAAGTATATGATATTTCTGCTGAACTTCATCTTCTGGCTTTTCGGTGGGCTACTGATCGGCATTGGTTTCTACGCTTTTGTGGATAAATGGCAGGCTACCGGGTTGATCAAACTCGAGACGTTCTACGACATCGTGCTGAACCTTTCGCTGGTGATGATAATTGCGGGAGGCATCGTGTTCGTGGTCAGTCTAGCCGGATGTCTCGGTGCGCTGCGGGAAAATACCTGCCTGTTGAAGTTCTACTCGCTCTGTTTGCTGATATTTTTCCTGTGCGAAATGGCTATCGCCATCACGGCGTTCGTATTTCCGCACAAGGTAAACAGCGTCCTGGAGGAGTCGTTTACGGACAAAATCATCACCACTTACCGCGACGATCCGGATCTGCAGAATCTCATCGATTTCGCGCAGCAAGAATTCCACTGCTGCGGGCTCAGCAACGAGGGCTACTTGGATTGGGGCAAGAACGAGTACTTTAACTGCTCCTCGCCGAGTGTGGAGAAATGCGGCGTACCGTACTCCTGCTGCATCAATGCCACCGATATAAGCTCCGGGCTGGTGAACATTATGTGCGGTTACCACATCCAACAgcagtcggtggcggcggcaagcAAGAAAATCTGGACTAACGGGTGCATCGAGATCGTTCGCGTATGGGCTGAGCGCAACTTGTACGTGATTGCGGGCATTGCGCTCGGGGCCGCCATCAGCCAGCTGTTCATTATCTATCTAGCCAAAACGCTCGAAGGACAGATCGATCTGCAGAAGAGTAGCTGGTCATAGTGAATTTACATCGGGTGGGGAGGCGGCGTTGGCCGACCAGTATGATCCGTCGCTCGGACACACGGATCGCGAGACCCGCAACAACATAATTAACCAACGCAAGGAGTAGAAGAACAACAGTGGAGCATTTGCGATCCAAAAGAGCTatgcgagagggagagagagattaaaatacgcgaaggaaaaacagagCCACACGCTACAATGGAACTGTCCGCCAACAAGCAACAGTGGGCTTGGGCTTCAAACACTAAGTTGAAGCGCAACAACtcataaacacacacatgcacacacaaaaaactaTTTACGCCATCGTTGGCTTGCATTTGGGTGAGTAATGAAATGGGAGTAGTGGGCTTTTGCAGTATGTGAGTTTTCCAGTTCACTACTCTTCCCCGTACCCGGCCCAAGGTTGCACCGGAGCACCACACGGTGTCGTGATCGTGGTATGTTTTTATGTGCAAACCTCATCAGTATTTTCATTGAGAAAATGAGGTAAAGGCGTAAAATCTTTCAATGACCTTGTTGCTCGTTGGGCCCCAGAGAGAGTAATTAGTAGCGAATTCAATTCATTCCGATACAGACCCACAACCCTGAGGAAGCATGGTTTCTCGCTGATGACCCCTCACATTTTCCTCAACCACCAAGCATAAGGTTTAGGTTTTCGAATTCCTTATTATAAGAAGCTGCTGTCGTTATCACTCGCATTGACCACAGCTTACAACTGTTCCATACTTGCGCAGTCACCGAGCGTCTCAATCCCACCAGAACACTGCTCCAGTATTCTCATGCTTGTAGCCAGTACTAGGAGTGGAGCAGCAAGATCTTCAACTTCGGCCACGATCAGGGACCAGCGTGGACATGGGCAACAGCGATTGCATTCCTCAACAACTTCCCTGCACAATAACGACTGAACTGCACAAGCGCGCGTAGTGAGGAAGAATGAGATTATCGATGGATTAAGAGACAAGCTTTGCCGAAGGGTTTGCATACCTAGGGTGTAATCTAGACTAGTTACTCCAAAATGCACCGTGTTGGTCGCAGCGTTACATTGCGGACAGGAGATTAGATGTGAGATTTGGCCACCAATGTATAGCGAACACGACGATGAAATGCGTCAActtattcaaaacaaaaccagcgTGCAAAGCTAagtaaatgaatgaaagttGGTTAGTAAGAATGGCGATCATGTGACAATTGTATCTCATTTGAAAATCTCAAATATAAGAACTGTACGGAAACTACTGAGCAGCAGAAGatcaaaaacaacaatgcGAATGAAACGGTGCATTTCGTGATGTTTCTTCCCGTTTTGTAGTCTGTAGGTAGGGGCCGGTTGCTATCGTTGTGGTTGATGGAGGAAACTTCCAATAGAACTGACTGCTGAACTTAACTACAAGTACGCCAATTCTATGTCATATATGTGTAAAGCTCAATAGAACTGTCTCGAATTAAAGACATTTGAACATGAATAAAGGCAATGCAACACGTGTCATATACCATTGAAACGGTGAGGAACTTTCTACAAAAATGGAATGGCGAAAAGCACCGATAAAAGTTAAAAAAGTTGGATTTATTTGTACTCCCAGCCACAAACTGTGCTGACGTTGAGCTCCTGTAGCATATTTTCAGAGATTTAGAGAACAAACGCACCACTACCTTCTCTTGCGGTGATGATCGTGAGAGTGATTCCTGTCTTTATCGCTTTTACGACGACTATTCGGCCAACGGCGATCGTCACGGGAGTAGGGTTTGTTGCTGTGACGACTAGTGTCGTGCCGATCATAATCATTAGTTCGATCGCTTCGGTGCATCTTTGTCCGCAACGAGCTCTGCTGACTTCCGCCGTCGTACGAAGGCAATACGGCACCAAGCATTTGCTGTCCCAACTGAGAAAGCATTTCGCCTAGGAAAACATCAGGTGGCAAGTTCATTGCCAGCGCCATGGCCATTGCTTGCTCGTTAACTACCGTATTTTGGGCGAATAGTACGTTGCTAGTATCGAGACCGCCAGGCGAAGGGCCACTGCTCGAAGGATTGTTGTCAGTGGTGCCGTACGAATATTGCCCCGTTCCAACACTCAAGTGCG encodes the following:
- the LOC131208506 gene encoding tetraspanin-33-like, with product MPPYRYPTNNFTYVSSCVKYMIFLLNFIFWLFGGLLIGIGFYAFVDKWQATGLIKLETFYDIVLNLSLVMIIAGGIVFVVSLAGCLGALRENTCLLKFYSLCLLIFFLCEMAIAITAFVFPHKVNSVLEESFTDKIITTYRDDPDLQNLIDFAQQEFHCCGLSNEGYLDWGKNEYFNCSSPSVEKCGVPYSCCINATDISSGLVNIMCGYHIQQQSVAAASKKIWTNGCIEIVRVWAERNLYVIAGIALGAAISQLFIIYLAKTLEGQIDLQKSSWS
- the LOC131212586 gene encoding RNA-binding protein 7 is translated as MSEDERTLWCGNLHDKATEALLYELFLQAGPVEEVKIPRDSDRRQRSYAFITYVHPCSVDYAINLFEGSALFQRKLTLHRKIRNGPNPAVSPQTNFNMSTNSNRLLPSHLSVGTGQYSYGTTDNNPSSSGPSPGGLDTSNVLFAQNTVVNEQAMAMALAMNLPPDVFLGEMLSQLGQQMLGAVLPSYDGGSQQSSLRTKMHRSDRTNDYDRHDTSRHSNKPYSRDDRRWPNSRRKSDKDRNHSHDHHRKRR